In Ailuropoda melanoleuca isolate Jingjing chromosome 11, ASM200744v2, whole genome shotgun sequence, a genomic segment contains:
- the UTP3 gene encoding something about silencing protein 10 — protein MVGRSRRRGAAKWAAVRAKAGPGPEDENEDDLELPPSSGDSSYYQDKVDDFHESRSRAALAKGWSEVESEDEEEDGDEEEEVLALDIADEDDEDGESAGDEEDDDDDGGSSVQSEAEVSVDPSLSWGQRKKLYYDTDYGSKSRSRQSQQEVEEEEREEEEEAQLIQRRLAQALEEDDFGVTWVEAFAKPVPQVDEAETRVVKDLAKVSVKEKLKMLRKESPELLELIEDLKVKLTEVKDELEPLLQLVEQGIIPPGKGSQYLRTKYNLYLNYCSNISFYLILKARRAPAHGHPVIERLVTYRNLINKLSVVDQRLSSEIRHLLTLKDDAGKKELNSKAKSTKAKPKSVSESAAATSAVTGISDDSDLDEEAALKYYKEIEDKQKLKRKKENSIEEQALEDQNAKRAITYQIAKNRGLTPRRKKIDRNPRVKHREKFRRAKIRRRGQVREVRREEQRYTGELSGIRAGVKKSIKLK, from the coding sequence ATGGTGGGGAGATCCCGGCGGCGCGGAGCGGCCAAGTGGGCAGCTGTGCGAGCCAAGGCGGGTCCCGGCCCAGAAGACGAAAATGAAGACGACTTAGAATTGCCACCCTCGTCGGGGGACTCCAGCTACTACCAAGATAAGGTAGATGATTTCCATGAGTCCCGATCCCGTGCTGCCTTGGCTAAAGGCTGGAGCGAAGTGGAGAgtgaggacgaggaggaggatgGCGATGAGGAGGAAGAGGTTCTAGCCCTAGATATTGCTGATGAGGACGATGAAGATGGAGAGAGTGCGGGGGATGAAGaggatgacgatgatgatggtgggAGCTCTGTGCAGAGTGAGGCCGAGGTATCTGTGGATCCCAGTTTGTCGTGGGGTCAGAGGAAAAAACTTTACTATGACACAGACTACGGTTCCAAGTCCCGAAGCCGACAAAGTCAACAAGAagtagaggaggaggaaagggaggaggaagaggaagcgcAGCTAATTCAGCGACGCCTCGCCCAAGCCCTGGAAGAGGATGATTTTGGGGTGACCTGGGTAGAGGCCTTTGCAAAACCAGTACCTCAAGTAGATGAAGCTGAGACCCGGGTCGTGAAGGATCTGGCGAAAGTTTCAGTGAAAGAGAAGCTGAAGATGCTGCGGAAAGAATCACCAGAACTCTTGGAACTGATAGAAGACCTTAAAGTTAAGCTGACAGAGGTGAAGGATGAGCTGGAGCCATTGCTACAGTTGGTGGAGCAAGGGATCATTCCACCCGGAAAAGGAAGCCAATACCTGAGGACCAAGTACAACCTCTATCTGAACTACTGCTCCAATATCAGCTTTTATTTGATCCTGAAAGCCAGGAGAGCCCCTGCACATGGACATCCTGTCATAGAAAGGCTTGTTACCTACCGAAATTTGATCAACAAGCTGTCAGTTGTAGATCAGAGGCTGTCTTCTGAAATTCGTCATCTACTCACACTTAAAGATGATGCtggaaagaaagaactgaattcaaaagcaaaatcCACCAAGGCCAAGCCAAAATCTGTTTCAGAGAGTGCTGCTGCTACCTCTGCTGTTACAGGTATTTCTGATGATTCTGATCTTGATGAAGAAGCTGCACTGAAATACTATAAAGAGATAGAAGACAAGcaaaagttgaaaagaaagaaagaaaatagtattgaAGAACAGGCTCTTGAAGATCAAAATGCAAAGAGGGCCATTACCTACCAGATTGCTAAAAATAGAGGACTTACACCTAGAAGAAAGAAGATTGATCGCAATCCTAGAGTGAAACACCGGGAGAAGTTCAGAAGAGCCAAAATTCGCAGAAGAGGCCAAGTTCGTGAAGTTCGTAGAGAAGAGCAGCGTTACACTGGTGAACTCTCTGGCATTCGTGCAGGAGTCAAAAAGAGCATTAAGCTTAAATAA